Proteins encoded in a region of the Orcinus orca chromosome 8, mOrcOrc1.1, whole genome shotgun sequence genome:
- the FIBP gene encoding acidic fibroblast growth factor intracellular-binding protein isoform X1, which yields MTSELDIFVGNTTLIDEDVYRLWLDGYSVSDAVALRVRSGILEQTGATAAVLQSDTMDHYRTFQMLERLLHAPPKLLHQLIFQIPPSRQALLIERYYAFDEAFVREVLGKKLSKGTKKDLDDISTKTGITLKSCRRQFDNFKRVFKVVEEMRGSLVDNIQQHFLLSDRLARDYAAIVFFANNRFETGKKKLQYLSFGDFAFCAELMIQNWTLGAVGEAPTDPDPQADDMDMDLDKEFLQDLKELKVLVADKDLLDLHKSLVCTALRGKLGVFSEMEANFKNLSRGLVNVAAKLTHNKDVRDLFVDLVEKFVEPCRSDHWPLNDVRLFLNQYSASVHSLDGFRPVCPGLSVPVILPPGPAHVSPSCPYSARRAAA from the exons ATGACCAGCGAGCTGGACATCTTCGTGGGGAACACGACCCTCATCGACGAGGACGTGTATCGCCTCTGGCTGGACGGTTATTCGG TGAGCGACGCGGTGGCCCTGAGGGTGCGCTCGGGAATCCTGGAGCAGACCGGCGCCACAGCAGCGGTGCTGCAGAGCGACACCATGGACCACTACCGTACTTTCCAAATGCTTGAGCGCCTGCTACACGCCCCGCCCAAGCTGCTGCACCAGCTCATCTTTCAGATCCCGCCCTCTCGACAGGCGCTGCTCATCGAGAG GTACTATGCCTTTGACGAGGCCTTTGTGCGGGAGGTGCTGGGCAAGAAGCTGTCCAAGGGCACTAAGAAAGACCTGGATGACATCAGCACCAAAACAGGCATCACCCTCAAGAGCTGCCGGAGACAG TTTGACAACTTTAAGCGAGTCTTCAAGGTGGTGGAGGAAATGCGGGGCTCCCTGGTCGATAACATCCAGCAACACTTCCTCCTGTCCGACCGGCTGGCCAG GGACTATGCAGCCATCGTCTTCTTTGCCAACAATCGCTTTGAGACAGGGAAGAAAAAACTGCAGTATCTGAGCTTTGGGGACTTTGCCTTCTGTGCTGAGCTCATGATCCAGAACTGGACCCTTGGAGCCGTCGGTGAGGCCCCCACCGACCCAG ACCCCCAGGCGGATGACATGGACATGGACTTAGACAAGGAGTTTCTCCAGGACTTGAAGGAGCTCAAGGTGCTTGTGGCTGACAAGGACCTTCTGGACCTGCACAAGAG CCTGGTGTGCACTGCCCTCCGGGGAAAGCTCGGGGTCTTCTCTGAGATGGAAGCCAACTTCAAG AACCTGTCCCGGGGGCTGGTGAATGTGGCCGCCAAGCTGACCCACAATAAGGATGTCAGAGACCTGTTTGTGGACCTTGTGGAGAAG TTCGTGGAACCCTGCCGCTCCGACCACTGGCCGTTGAATGATGTGCGACTCTTCCTGAATCAGTATTCGGCATCGGTCCACTCCCTGGATGGCTTCCG CCCTGTCTGTCCTGGTCTGTCTGTCCCTGTCATTCTCCCCCCTGGGCCCGCCCATGTGTCTCCATCCTGCCCATACTCTGCTCGCAGGGCTGCAGCATGA
- the FIBP gene encoding acidic fibroblast growth factor intracellular-binding protein isoform X2 gives MTSELDIFVGNTTLIDEDVYRLWLDGYSVSDAVALRVRSGILEQTGATAAVLQSDTMDHYRTFQMLERLLHAPPKLLHQLIFQIPPSRQALLIERYYAFDEAFVREVLGKKLSKGTKKDLDDISTKTGITLKSCRRQFDNFKRVFKVVEEMRGSLVDNIQQHFLLSDRLARDYAAIVFFANNRFETGKKKLQYLSFGDFAFCAELMIQNWTLGAVDPQADDMDMDLDKEFLQDLKELKVLVADKDLLDLHKSLVCTALRGKLGVFSEMEANFKNLSRGLVNVAAKLTHNKDVRDLFVDLVEKFVEPCRSDHWPLNDVRLFLNQYSASVHSLDGFRPVCPGLSVPVILPPGPAHVSPSCPYSARRAAA, from the exons ATGACCAGCGAGCTGGACATCTTCGTGGGGAACACGACCCTCATCGACGAGGACGTGTATCGCCTCTGGCTGGACGGTTATTCGG TGAGCGACGCGGTGGCCCTGAGGGTGCGCTCGGGAATCCTGGAGCAGACCGGCGCCACAGCAGCGGTGCTGCAGAGCGACACCATGGACCACTACCGTACTTTCCAAATGCTTGAGCGCCTGCTACACGCCCCGCCCAAGCTGCTGCACCAGCTCATCTTTCAGATCCCGCCCTCTCGACAGGCGCTGCTCATCGAGAG GTACTATGCCTTTGACGAGGCCTTTGTGCGGGAGGTGCTGGGCAAGAAGCTGTCCAAGGGCACTAAGAAAGACCTGGATGACATCAGCACCAAAACAGGCATCACCCTCAAGAGCTGCCGGAGACAG TTTGACAACTTTAAGCGAGTCTTCAAGGTGGTGGAGGAAATGCGGGGCTCCCTGGTCGATAACATCCAGCAACACTTCCTCCTGTCCGACCGGCTGGCCAG GGACTATGCAGCCATCGTCTTCTTTGCCAACAATCGCTTTGAGACAGGGAAGAAAAAACTGCAGTATCTGAGCTTTGGGGACTTTGCCTTCTGTGCTGAGCTCATGATCCAGAACTGGACCCTTGGAGCCGTCG ACCCCCAGGCGGATGACATGGACATGGACTTAGACAAGGAGTTTCTCCAGGACTTGAAGGAGCTCAAGGTGCTTGTGGCTGACAAGGACCTTCTGGACCTGCACAAGAG CCTGGTGTGCACTGCCCTCCGGGGAAAGCTCGGGGTCTTCTCTGAGATGGAAGCCAACTTCAAG AACCTGTCCCGGGGGCTGGTGAATGTGGCCGCCAAGCTGACCCACAATAAGGATGTCAGAGACCTGTTTGTGGACCTTGTGGAGAAG TTCGTGGAACCCTGCCGCTCCGACCACTGGCCGTTGAATGATGTGCGACTCTTCCTGAATCAGTATTCGGCATCGGTCCACTCCCTGGATGGCTTCCG CCCTGTCTGTCCTGGTCTGTCTGTCCCTGTCATTCTCCCCCCTGGGCCCGCCCATGTGTCTCCATCCTGCCCATACTCTGCTCGCAGGGCTGCAGCATGA
- the FIBP gene encoding acidic fibroblast growth factor intracellular-binding protein isoform X3, giving the protein MTSELDIFVGNTTLIDEDVYRLWLDGYSVSDAVALRVRSGILEQTGATAAVLQSDTMDHYRTFQMLERLLHAPPKLLHQLIFQIPPSRQALLIERYYAFDEAFVREVLGKKLSKGTKKDLDDISTKTGITLKSCRRQFDNFKRVFKVVEEMRGSLVDNIQQHFLLSDRLARDYAAIVFFANNRFETGKKKLQYLSFGDFAFCAELMIQNWTLGAVGEAPTDPDPQADDMDMDLDKEFLQDLKELKVLVADKDLLDLHKSLVCTALRGKLGVFSEMEANFKNLSRGLVNVAAKLTHNKDVRDLFVDLVEKFVEPCRSDHWPLNDVRLFLNQYSASVHSLDGFRHQALWDRYMGTLRGCLLRLCHD; this is encoded by the exons ATGACCAGCGAGCTGGACATCTTCGTGGGGAACACGACCCTCATCGACGAGGACGTGTATCGCCTCTGGCTGGACGGTTATTCGG TGAGCGACGCGGTGGCCCTGAGGGTGCGCTCGGGAATCCTGGAGCAGACCGGCGCCACAGCAGCGGTGCTGCAGAGCGACACCATGGACCACTACCGTACTTTCCAAATGCTTGAGCGCCTGCTACACGCCCCGCCCAAGCTGCTGCACCAGCTCATCTTTCAGATCCCGCCCTCTCGACAGGCGCTGCTCATCGAGAG GTACTATGCCTTTGACGAGGCCTTTGTGCGGGAGGTGCTGGGCAAGAAGCTGTCCAAGGGCACTAAGAAAGACCTGGATGACATCAGCACCAAAACAGGCATCACCCTCAAGAGCTGCCGGAGACAG TTTGACAACTTTAAGCGAGTCTTCAAGGTGGTGGAGGAAATGCGGGGCTCCCTGGTCGATAACATCCAGCAACACTTCCTCCTGTCCGACCGGCTGGCCAG GGACTATGCAGCCATCGTCTTCTTTGCCAACAATCGCTTTGAGACAGGGAAGAAAAAACTGCAGTATCTGAGCTTTGGGGACTTTGCCTTCTGTGCTGAGCTCATGATCCAGAACTGGACCCTTGGAGCCGTCGGTGAGGCCCCCACCGACCCAG ACCCCCAGGCGGATGACATGGACATGGACTTAGACAAGGAGTTTCTCCAGGACTTGAAGGAGCTCAAGGTGCTTGTGGCTGACAAGGACCTTCTGGACCTGCACAAGAG CCTGGTGTGCACTGCCCTCCGGGGAAAGCTCGGGGTCTTCTCTGAGATGGAAGCCAACTTCAAG AACCTGTCCCGGGGGCTGGTGAATGTGGCCGCCAAGCTGACCCACAATAAGGATGTCAGAGACCTGTTTGTGGACCTTGTGGAGAAG TTCGTGGAACCCTGCCGCTCCGACCACTGGCCGTTGAATGATGTGCGACTCTTCCTGAATCAGTATTCGGCATCGGTCCACTCCCTGGATGGCTTCCG GCACCAGGCCCTCTGGGACCGCTACATGGGCACCCTCCGTGGCTGCCTCCTGCGTCTCTGTCATGACTga
- the FIBP gene encoding acidic fibroblast growth factor intracellular-binding protein isoform X4 has translation MTSELDIFVGNTTLIDEDVYRLWLDGYSVSDAVALRVRSGILEQTGATAAVLQSDTMDHYRTFQMLERLLHAPPKLLHQLIFQIPPSRQALLIERYYAFDEAFVREVLGKKLSKGTKKDLDDISTKTGITLKSCRRQFDNFKRVFKVVEEMRGSLVDNIQQHFLLSDRLARDYAAIVFFANNRFETGKKKLQYLSFGDFAFCAELMIQNWTLGAVDPQADDMDMDLDKEFLQDLKELKVLVADKDLLDLHKSLVCTALRGKLGVFSEMEANFKNLSRGLVNVAAKLTHNKDVRDLFVDLVEKFVEPCRSDHWPLNDVRLFLNQYSASVHSLDGFRHQALWDRYMGTLRGCLLRLCHD, from the exons ATGACCAGCGAGCTGGACATCTTCGTGGGGAACACGACCCTCATCGACGAGGACGTGTATCGCCTCTGGCTGGACGGTTATTCGG TGAGCGACGCGGTGGCCCTGAGGGTGCGCTCGGGAATCCTGGAGCAGACCGGCGCCACAGCAGCGGTGCTGCAGAGCGACACCATGGACCACTACCGTACTTTCCAAATGCTTGAGCGCCTGCTACACGCCCCGCCCAAGCTGCTGCACCAGCTCATCTTTCAGATCCCGCCCTCTCGACAGGCGCTGCTCATCGAGAG GTACTATGCCTTTGACGAGGCCTTTGTGCGGGAGGTGCTGGGCAAGAAGCTGTCCAAGGGCACTAAGAAAGACCTGGATGACATCAGCACCAAAACAGGCATCACCCTCAAGAGCTGCCGGAGACAG TTTGACAACTTTAAGCGAGTCTTCAAGGTGGTGGAGGAAATGCGGGGCTCCCTGGTCGATAACATCCAGCAACACTTCCTCCTGTCCGACCGGCTGGCCAG GGACTATGCAGCCATCGTCTTCTTTGCCAACAATCGCTTTGAGACAGGGAAGAAAAAACTGCAGTATCTGAGCTTTGGGGACTTTGCCTTCTGTGCTGAGCTCATGATCCAGAACTGGACCCTTGGAGCCGTCG ACCCCCAGGCGGATGACATGGACATGGACTTAGACAAGGAGTTTCTCCAGGACTTGAAGGAGCTCAAGGTGCTTGTGGCTGACAAGGACCTTCTGGACCTGCACAAGAG CCTGGTGTGCACTGCCCTCCGGGGAAAGCTCGGGGTCTTCTCTGAGATGGAAGCCAACTTCAAG AACCTGTCCCGGGGGCTGGTGAATGTGGCCGCCAAGCTGACCCACAATAAGGATGTCAGAGACCTGTTTGTGGACCTTGTGGAGAAG TTCGTGGAACCCTGCCGCTCCGACCACTGGCCGTTGAATGATGTGCGACTCTTCCTGAATCAGTATTCGGCATCGGTCCACTCCCTGGATGGCTTCCG GCACCAGGCCCTCTGGGACCGCTACATGGGCACCCTCCGTGGCTGCCTCCTGCGTCTCTGTCATGACTga
- the CTSW gene encoding cathepsin W: MSLTVHLSCLLALLVAGLAQGIKSSLRGQDPGPQPLELKEVFTLFQIQYNRSYSHPAEHARRLDIFARNLAKAQQLQEEDLGTAEFGVTPFSDLTEEEFGQLYGHQRVAGEAPSVSQKVGSEEWGQSVPLTCDWRKKAGIISPIRNQQNCNCCWAMAAAGNIEALWAIKYDQSLEVSVQELLDCDRCGNGCKGGFVWDAFVTVLNNSGLASDKDYPFKGNSKPHRCQAKKHKKVAWIQDFIMLQPCEQSIARYLATQGPITVTINMKLLQQYQKGVIKATSTTCDPQLVDHSVLLVGFGKSKSVEGRQAEAISSRSHPHPRYSNPYWILKNSWGANWGEEGYFRLHRGSNTCGITKYPLTARVDKPVKKHQVSCPP; the protein is encoded by the exons ATGTCACTAACTGTCCATCTCTCCTGTCTCCTGGCCCTGTTGGTGGCAGGCCTGGCCCAAGGCATCAAGAGCTCCCTCAGGGGCCAG GACCCAGGTCCCCAGCCTCTGGAGCTGAAAGAGGTCTTCACGTTGTTCCAGATCCAGTACAACCGGAGTTACTCACACCCAGCAG AGCATGCTCGCCGCCTGGACATCTTTGCCCGAAACCTGGCCAAGGCTCAGCAGCTGCAAGAGGAGGACTTGGGCACAGCTGAGTTTGGGGTGACTCCATTCAGTGACCTCACAG AGGAGGAGTTTGGCCAGCTTTATGGGCATCAGAGGGTGGCTGGAGAGGCCCCCAGTGTGAGCCAAAAGGTAGGGTCTGAAGAGTGGGGGCAGTCAGTGCCCCTGACCTGTGACTGGCGGAAGAAGGCTGGCATCATCTCACCCATCAGGAATCAG CAAAACTGCAACTGTTGCTGGGCCATGGCAGCAGCGGGCAACATCGAGGCCCTGTGGGCCATCAAATACGATCAATCTCTGGAAGTCTCTGTGCAAG AGCTGCTCGACTGTGACCGCTGTGGGAATGGCTGCAAGGGCGGTTTCGTCTGGGATGCGTTCGTAACTGTCCTCAACAACA GTGGCCTGGCCAGTGATAAGGACTACCCATTCAAGGGGAACAGCAAACCCCACAGATGCCAGGCTAAGAAGCACAAGAAGGTGGCCTGGATCCAGGATTTCATCATGCTGCAGCCCTGCGAGCAGA GCATCGCCAGGTACCTGGCCACCCAAGGCCCCATCACTGTGACCATCAACATGAAGCTACTGCAG CAATACCAGAAGGGTGTGATCAAGGCCACATCTACCACCTGTGACCCCCAGCTTGTGGATCATTCTGTCCTGCTGGTGGGTTTTGGTAAAAGCAAGTCGGTGGAGGGGAGGCAGGCAGAGGCAATCTCATCCCGGTCTCATCCTCATCCTCGCTACTCCAACCCATACTGGATCCTGAAGAACTCCTGGGGGGCCAACTGGGGTGAGGAG GGCTATTTCCGGCTGCATCGAGGGAGTAATACCTGCGGCATCACCAAGTACCCACTCACTGCCAGAGTGGACAAACCCGTTAAGAAGCACCAAGTCTCCTGCCCTCCCTGA
- the EFEMP2 gene encoding EGF-containing fibulin-like extracellular matrix protein 2 — protein sequence MLPFASCLPASLLLWALLLLLLGAASPQDSEEPDSYTECTDGYEWDPDSQHCRDVNECLTIPEACKGEMKCINHYGGYLCLPRSAAVISDLHGEGPPPPVPPAEHPNPCLPGYEPDEQESCTDVDECAQALHDCRPSQECHNLPGSYQCTCPDGYRKIGPECVDIDECRYRYCQHRCVNLPGSFRCQCEPGFQLGPNNRSCVDVNECDMGAPCEQRCFNSYGTFLCRCHQGYELHRDGFSCSDIDECSYSSYLCQYRCVNEPGRFSCHCPQGYQLLATRLCQDIDECESGAHQCSEAQTCVNFHGGYRCVDTNRCVEPYVQVSDNRCLCPASNPLCREQPSSIVHRYMSITSERSVPADVFQIQATSVYPGAYNAFQIRAGNSQGDFYIRQINNVSAMLVLARPVTGPREYVLDLEMVTMNSLMSYRASSVLRLTVFVGAYTF from the exons aTGCTCCCCTTCGCCTCCTGCCTCCCCGCGTCTCTACTGCTCTGGgcgctgctgctgttgctgttggGGGCAGCGTCTCCCCAGGATTCTGAGGAGCCCGACAGCTACACG GAATGCACAGACGGCTATGAGTGGGACCCTGACAGCCAGCACTGCCGGG ATGTCAATGAGTGCCTGACCATCCCGGAGGCCTGCAAGGGGGAAATGAAATGTATCAACCACTATGGGGGCTACTTGTGCCTGCCCCGCTCTGCTGCTGTCATCAGTGACCTGCATGGCGAGGGACCACCACCACCAGTGCCCCCTGCTGAGcaccccaacccctgcctcccGGGCTATGAGCCCGATGAGCAAGAGAGCTGCACGG ACGTGGACGAGTGTGCCCAGGCCCTGCACGACTGCCGCCCCAGCCAGGAGTGCCATAACCTGCCTGGCTCCTACCAGTGTACTTGCCCCGACGGCTACCGCAAGATCGGGCCCGAGTGTGTGG ATATAGATGAGTGCCGCTACCGCTACTGCCAGCACCGCTGCGTGAACTTGCCTGGTTCCTTTCGATGCCAGTGCGAGCCGGGCTTCCAGCTGGGGCCCAACAACCGCTCCTGTGTGG ATGTGAACGAATGTGACATGGGGGCTCCGTGTGAGCAGCGCTGCTTCAACTCCTATGGGACCTTCCTGTGTCGCTGCCACCAGGGCTATGAGCTGCACCGGGATGGCTTCTCCTGCAGTG ATATCGATGAGTGCAGCTACTCCAGTTACCTCTGCCAGTACCGCTGTGTCAACGAGCCAGGCCGCTTCTCCTGCCACTGCCCGCAGGGCTACCAGTTGCTGGCCACGCGCCTGTGCCAAG ACATTGACGAGTGTGAGTCGGGTGCGCACCAGTGCTCTGAGGCCCAAACGTGTGTCAACTTCCACGGGGGCTACCGCTGCGTGGACACCAACCGCTGCGTGGAGCCCTATGTCCAGGTGTCGGACAA TCGCTGCCTCTGTCCGGCTTCCAACCCCCTGTGCCGGGAGCAGCCCTCGTCCATCGTGCACCGCTACATGAGCATCACCTCGGAGCGGAGCGTACCAGCCGACGTGTTCCAAATCCAAGCGACCTCCGTCTACCCTGGCGCCTACAATGCTTTTCAGATCCGTGCTGGAAACTCGCAGGGAGACTTCTACATTAGG CAAATCAACAATGTCAGCGCCATGCTGGTCCTCGCGCGCCCTGTGACAGGCCCCCGGGAGTACGTGCTGGACCTCGAGATGGTCACCATGAACTCCCTCATGAGCTACCGGGCCAGCTCTGTACTGAGACTCACCGTCTTCGTGGGGGCCTACACCTTCTGA